A single Phoenix dactylifera cultivar Barhee BC4 chromosome 1, palm_55x_up_171113_PBpolish2nd_filt_p, whole genome shotgun sequence DNA region contains:
- the LOC103705434 gene encoding probable polygalacturonase At3g15720 isoform X2, giving the protein MAALLHLQWKRWGAAPIEEQRGPAEARGARVVHGRCLWSAGWRPQCTEPAAPTVNREISLWPSSPIPSGEDHTGSTPGNQIYPSRGPFRASKGVAYVFPVLVFASLAIGVLSGPTYNVAGYGAKGDGRMDDTLAFMAAWNAACTDSKARTSVLVPAGKTFLLSAVSFKGPCKSSIHVQIDGTILAPNKTWILKKGVWIDFMFIKGLTINGSGVIDGQGAIWWHCRAQKQCARAPVAFYIGSCTHVRLTGLSFKNSPMMHVCIHNTVGANLTKLNISAPADSPNTDGVHIERSQEVQITHSTIGTGDDCISIGNGTYNINISRIDCGPGHGISIGSLGRDGSIAQVEQIHVSSCNFYNTTNGARIKTW; this is encoded by the exons ATGGCCGCTCTCCTCCACCTCCAGTGGAAGAGATGGGGTGCGGCACCCATCGAGGAGCAACGAGGCCCAGCCGAAGCCAGGGGTGCTCGCGTGGTGCACGGCCGATGTCTGTGGTCGGCCGGATGGCGTCCGCAGTGCACTGAGCCGGCGGCACCCACGGTCAACAGGGAAATCTCCCTTTGGCCGTCTTCTCCGATCCCCTCCGGCGAAGATCACACCGGTTCCACCCCTGGAAACCAGATCTATCCGAGCCGAGGGCCCTTCCGTGCATCAAAG GGAGTTGCATACGTTTTCCCCGTTCTCGTTTTTGCTTCACTTGCTATTGGGGTCTTGTCAGGTCCAACTTACAACGTTGCAGGCTACGGAGCCAAAGGAGATGGCAGAATGGATGACACCCTG GCATTCATGGCTGCATGGAATGCGGCATGCACGGATTCTAAAGCTCGGACTTCCGTCCTTGTACCTGCGGGGAAGACATTCTTGCTGAGTGCAGTGTCCTTCAAGGGGCCTTGCAAATCTTCTATCCATGTACAG ATTGATGGAACTATCTTGGCACCCAATAAAACTTGGATATTAAAGAAAGGAGTCTGGATCGACTTTATGTTCATTAAGGGTCTAACCATTAATGGATCGGGCGTGATTGATGGTCAAGGCGCCATTTGGTGGCATTGTAGAGCTCAGAAG CAATGTGCAAGAGCGCCCGTG GCCTTCTATATTGGAAGTTGCACGCACGTCCGGCTGACAGGCTTAAGTTTCAAGAACAGTCCCATGATGCATGTATGCATACACAACACTGTTGGTGCCAATCTCACCAAGCTCAACATATCAGCTCCTGCAGATAGTCCAAACACAGATGGCGTGCACATCGAAAGAAGCCAAGAGGTGCAAATCACTCATTCTACCATCGGTACAG GAGATGATTGCATATCCATTGGAAACGGCACTTACAACATAAATATCAGTCGGATAGACTGTGGTCCAGGCCATGGCATAAG TATTGGAAGCCTGGGTAGAGACGGCTCCATAGCACAAGTAGAGCAAATTCATGTTTCCTCCTGTAATTTCTACAACACTACCAATGGTGCAAGAATAAAGACATGGTAG
- the LOC103705434 gene encoding probable polygalacturonase At3g15720 isoform X1, giving the protein MAALLHLQWKRWGAAPIEEQRGPAEARGARVVHGRCLWSAGWRPQCTEPAAPTVNREISLWPSSPIPSGEDHTGSTPGNQIYPSRGPFRASKGVAYVFPVLVFASLAIGVLSGPTYNVAGYGAKGDGRMDDTLAFMAAWNAACTDSKARTSVLVPAGKTFLLSAVSFKGPCKSSIHVQIDGTILAPNKTWILKKGVWIDFMFIKGLTINGSGVIDGQGAIWWHCRAQKQCARAPVAFYIGSCTHVRLTGLSFKNSPMMHVCIHNTVGANLTKLNISAPADSPNTDGVHIERSQEVQITHSTIGTGDDCISIGNGTYNINISRIDCGPGHGISIGSLGRDGSIAQVEQIHVSSCNFYNTTNGARIKTWVDVVMQKGYCLGISLCFRQGGP; this is encoded by the exons ATGGCCGCTCTCCTCCACCTCCAGTGGAAGAGATGGGGTGCGGCACCCATCGAGGAGCAACGAGGCCCAGCCGAAGCCAGGGGTGCTCGCGTGGTGCACGGCCGATGTCTGTGGTCGGCCGGATGGCGTCCGCAGTGCACTGAGCCGGCGGCACCCACGGTCAACAGGGAAATCTCCCTTTGGCCGTCTTCTCCGATCCCCTCCGGCGAAGATCACACCGGTTCCACCCCTGGAAACCAGATCTATCCGAGCCGAGGGCCCTTCCGTGCATCAAAG GGAGTTGCATACGTTTTCCCCGTTCTCGTTTTTGCTTCACTTGCTATTGGGGTCTTGTCAGGTCCAACTTACAACGTTGCAGGCTACGGAGCCAAAGGAGATGGCAGAATGGATGACACCCTG GCATTCATGGCTGCATGGAATGCGGCATGCACGGATTCTAAAGCTCGGACTTCCGTCCTTGTACCTGCGGGGAAGACATTCTTGCTGAGTGCAGTGTCCTTCAAGGGGCCTTGCAAATCTTCTATCCATGTACAG ATTGATGGAACTATCTTGGCACCCAATAAAACTTGGATATTAAAGAAAGGAGTCTGGATCGACTTTATGTTCATTAAGGGTCTAACCATTAATGGATCGGGCGTGATTGATGGTCAAGGCGCCATTTGGTGGCATTGTAGAGCTCAGAAG CAATGTGCAAGAGCGCCCGTG GCCTTCTATATTGGAAGTTGCACGCACGTCCGGCTGACAGGCTTAAGTTTCAAGAACAGTCCCATGATGCATGTATGCATACACAACACTGTTGGTGCCAATCTCACCAAGCTCAACATATCAGCTCCTGCAGATAGTCCAAACACAGATGGCGTGCACATCGAAAGAAGCCAAGAGGTGCAAATCACTCATTCTACCATCGGTACAG GAGATGATTGCATATCCATTGGAAACGGCACTTACAACATAAATATCAGTCGGATAGACTGTGGTCCAGGCCATGGCATAAG TATTGGAAGCCTGGGTAGAGACGGCTCCATAGCACAAGTAGAGCAAATTCATGTTTCCTCCTGTAATTTCTACAACACTACCAATGGTGCAAGAATAAAGACATG
- the LOC103705434 gene encoding polygalacturonase ADPG1-like isoform X3, whose protein sequence is MAALLHLQWKRWGAAPIEEQRGPAEARGARVVHGRCLWSAGWRPQCTEPAAPTVNREISLWPSSPIPSGEDHTGSTPGNQIYPSRGPFRASKGVAYVFPVLVFASLAIGVLSGPTYNVAGYGAKGDGRMDDTLAFMAAWNAACTDSKARTSVLVPAGKTFLLSAVSFKGPCKSSIHVQIDGTILAPNKTWILKKGVWIDFMFIKGLTINGSGVIDGQGAIWWHCRAQKQCARAPVAFYIGSCTHVRLTGLSFKNSPMMHVCIHNTVGANLTKLNISAPADSPNTDGVHIERSQEVQITHSTIGTGDDCISIGNGTYNINISRIDCGPGHGIRVDVVMQKGYCLGISLCFRQGGP, encoded by the exons ATGGCCGCTCTCCTCCACCTCCAGTGGAAGAGATGGGGTGCGGCACCCATCGAGGAGCAACGAGGCCCAGCCGAAGCCAGGGGTGCTCGCGTGGTGCACGGCCGATGTCTGTGGTCGGCCGGATGGCGTCCGCAGTGCACTGAGCCGGCGGCACCCACGGTCAACAGGGAAATCTCCCTTTGGCCGTCTTCTCCGATCCCCTCCGGCGAAGATCACACCGGTTCCACCCCTGGAAACCAGATCTATCCGAGCCGAGGGCCCTTCCGTGCATCAAAG GGAGTTGCATACGTTTTCCCCGTTCTCGTTTTTGCTTCACTTGCTATTGGGGTCTTGTCAGGTCCAACTTACAACGTTGCAGGCTACGGAGCCAAAGGAGATGGCAGAATGGATGACACCCTG GCATTCATGGCTGCATGGAATGCGGCATGCACGGATTCTAAAGCTCGGACTTCCGTCCTTGTACCTGCGGGGAAGACATTCTTGCTGAGTGCAGTGTCCTTCAAGGGGCCTTGCAAATCTTCTATCCATGTACAG ATTGATGGAACTATCTTGGCACCCAATAAAACTTGGATATTAAAGAAAGGAGTCTGGATCGACTTTATGTTCATTAAGGGTCTAACCATTAATGGATCGGGCGTGATTGATGGTCAAGGCGCCATTTGGTGGCATTGTAGAGCTCAGAAG CAATGTGCAAGAGCGCCCGTG GCCTTCTATATTGGAAGTTGCACGCACGTCCGGCTGACAGGCTTAAGTTTCAAGAACAGTCCCATGATGCATGTATGCATACACAACACTGTTGGTGCCAATCTCACCAAGCTCAACATATCAGCTCCTGCAGATAGTCCAAACACAGATGGCGTGCACATCGAAAGAAGCCAAGAGGTGCAAATCACTCATTCTACCATCGGTACAG GAGATGATTGCATATCCATTGGAAACGGCACTTACAACATAAATATCAGTCGGATAGACTGTGGTCCAGGCCATGGCATAAG